In the Nitrospirales bacterium LBB_01 genome, one interval contains:
- a CDS encoding site-specific DNA-methyltransferase, which produces MQKIEIPLFELKAGVTYPINSISSGFHLYYSHPNGKLYQGNSIEWLNSLESESVDMVFADPPYNINKAEWDIFDSQEHYIDWSMEWIRPVSRILKNQGSLYICGFSEILADLKHPASKLFKSCRWLIWHYKNKANLGNDWGRSHESIVHFRKSTHVKLNIDDIRIPYGAHTLKYPSHPQAITSQYGNGGQREHWTPHIRGAKPKDVIDIPTTCNGMGEKTPHPTQKPEELIRKFVLASSNKNDTIVDPFSGSGTTIVVAEQLERKWLGCDLNPQYNEWAVQRIENVRRMSTEEWIEYDRKVQERREAIR; this is translated from the coding sequence ATGCAAAAAATAGAAATACCATTGTTTGAGCTAAAAGCTGGGGTGACGTACCCAATAAATTCAATATCATCTGGATTTCATTTATACTATAGTCATCCAAATGGGAAATTGTATCAGGGAAACAGCATCGAGTGGCTCAATTCTCTTGAAAGCGAAAGTGTGGATATGGTGTTTGCCGATCCACCTTATAATATAAATAAGGCTGAATGGGATATTTTTGATAGTCAGGAACACTATATAGATTGGTCAATGGAATGGATACGCCCTGTATCCAGGATATTAAAAAATCAAGGTTCTCTATATATTTGCGGATTTTCCGAAATACTGGCAGACCTTAAACACCCTGCTTCAAAACTTTTCAAATCATGCAGGTGGTTAATCTGGCATTACAAGAACAAAGCCAATTTAGGGAACGATTGGGGTCGTTCCCATGAAAGCATTGTTCACTTTAGAAAGTCAACACATGTTAAGCTTAACATAGATGATATTCGTATACCATACGGAGCACACACACTCAAGTATCCTTCACACCCCCAAGCGATTACCAGCCAATATGGGAATGGAGGACAACGTGAACATTGGACACCTCACATAAGAGGCGCAAAACCAAAAGATGTTATTGATATTCCGACAACCTGTAATGGTATGGGAGAAAAAACACCGCATCCCACACAAAAGCCTGAGGAGCTTATCAGGAAATTTGTTCTGGCTTCTTCCAATAAAAACGATACAATTGTTGACCCTTTTTCCGGTTCAGGTACGACCATTGTTGTTGCTGAACAACTAGAAAGAAAGTGGCTAGGATGTGATCTTAACCCACAATATAATGAATGGGCAGTACAGAGAATTGAGAATGTAAGACGTATGTCTACTGAGGAGTGGATAGAATATGACAGAAAGGTACAAGAAAGACGGGAAGCTATAAGGTGA
- a CDS encoding amino acid adenylation domain-containing protein codes for MSTDSKDTLKNLYKAYKALQIKTAKFEEPIAVTGIGCRFPGGADTPEKFWQILEKGQDVTSEVPKDRWSVDTFYDPDPDAVGKSYTKRGGFLSEPVSGFDNGFFQISPDEAKSMDPQQRMLLEVTREALENSATDPNSLAGTLTGVFIGIVNNDYMSAHLRCGDLSKIDSYSITGIAASTATGRISYTYGLEGPSVAIDTACSSSLAAIHLACQSLKTGESDMALAGGVHLNLTPEGFIGFCKIKILSPDGRCRSFDAQADGMSKGEGCGIVVLKRLSDAISHGDRVIAVIKGSAMNQDGRSNGLTAPNGLAQEKVMRKALEKAAIEPSDVGYIEAHGSATSLGDTVEIQSITNVYRNGRGNALSVGTVKANIGHLEGAAGVAGFIKTALMLEKGIIPPLANFEKPNPLIQWDSVKIDTSAVKWDNGARIAAVSSYGFSGTNVHLIVGEPSVIDNRTSGETPGYQLLNISAKTKEALRALAKRHHDYLVEDSDVSLADICYTAAIGRAQLPCRLSVTGKTKGEMCEKLESSLNSADYTDGCVSGEISHFPKKIVFMFAGQGSQYRDMGKDLYQSLEVFRNAMDACDAIAKPITGKSIIEIIYGNEDADLINETLYTQPAIFSVEYALAMLWLSWGVKPSAVMGHSIGQYVAACVAGVFSLTDAVTLVCERGRLIQSLTKDGSMAVVLTDEKTVNSLIEKYSERVSLAAVNGPENVVISGDKESVSEVIAQFIEMDIPAREIKISHAIHSVLMEPILGDFLEAAKKVSYSAPKIPLVSNADGRFAADETATPEFWVKHLRGCVRFYDSVVNLDRWGFNVFIEVGAATTLMSLGIQCLPDNESLWVYSLGINNSMFNMRPMRYESTNDWQQMLRGLSELFVAGVEIDWKGVIGSHLTGRKKVALPTYPYERKHLWIAPVYEYQQLKAELPSVDVSAQNEQSEPAPQRENFQNEILNLIRKISGIDISIHDYDKNLFTLGLVSLMITRIRDSIRRTYGVDIKMSSFYKETSTVNKLLDYIKKRLPQDAPSVTPLSDNSGTRSITEIPVKQTFTVYRKIMEREALSLDKIKQAHVNKLIKRYTEKTAASRAHTQKYRSVFANIRNISGFRMEWKDMIYQIVAKRAEGSKIWDMDGRRYLDISMGFGVYLFGHNPPFIRPELEKEFLNGFPIGPMSQLAAENAQLICEMANVERVAFFNTGTEAVMAAVRIARTVTGRDKLVVFSGAYHGHSDGVLATGYFEGDILRTVPLSPGTPQGMVNDVYVLNYDEPASLEFIKKHGKEIAAVMVEPVQSRRPDLQPAQFLKALRELTEDIGSALIFDEMITGFRTHPGGAQAWFGIKADIVTYGKVIGGGLPIGVVAGKAQYLDAVDGGFWSFDDGSYPQRENTLIAGTFNHHPLAMAGARAVMQHLKNIGPTLQSELNQRTDSLSKRINEYLTGEGISTIQMVNFASLFRFVLKGDDELLNYHLLDRGIYVWEGRACFLSTAHTDDDIKFFEDAVRDSIAEMKEGGFFQTDSVKHKAHVVKPTTVPVSSAQRRLYALSQFEGGQLSYHVPVVFFIDGALDIKRFGSIFNELINRHESLRSSFVLENGEIRRLAAESVDFDVQYAAIKEDATEGFVRDFIRDFELSKAPLIRVCLANIEDGKNRSLCIIDAHHIVFDGISADILVGELIELYRKEKLQPLKKQYRDYTAWEADYTKSHEFQLHEKFWLDMLSDNTPVLNLPYDFQRPKIRSFNGKRLFVTIDETKTTALKEYSAKCGVSLYALLFAAHSVLLHKLTGQSDLIIGTNFDGRNHEDLTDVIGMFVSTLALRTRPEVEKHFNAFVSEIQETVLEALDCQSFPFEILVNKLHLKRDVSKNPLFDTMFVYEKIDTKTFVSGDLTFRKFDYSIDKSMFDLTHEFLELEGTLNMSMEFNTALFKVETIERFLNFYENILNSILTKPDIAIRDIGILSEEESRRLTVDFNSTAKDFPLHLTIADLFERQAAKTPENIAIKFNDITYTYRTLNEKSNRVANFLKTHITLNDEELIAIMADRSEWTVVAMLGILKAGAAFLPIDPAYPEDRISYMIEDSGCRILLTHLENIENDKLEVINIKNIICDDSKNPVRTITPKSLAYVIYTSGTTGRPKGVMIEHETLVNMALAHIDFFEITDSDRMLQFSSMSSDTSLFEIFLSLFAGAAVVLIDKETIFNTANFIKYIEEMGVTFLALPPVYLNSLNKAQLGTVRAIASCGAPAVVSDALFYGKNKVFFNSYGPTETTVAVTYYRLDMERSYDAHIPIGPPISNTCIYIVDESLNLVPIGIEGELCIGGKCLARGYKNKPETTAEKFIMIAAAGDQRLYRSGDMGRWLSDGNIECTGRKDDQLKVRGYRVELSEVEYAVSSHHMVKAVVVIARKFLSETPELIAYIIKQGTLTAAELRAYMGKRLPDYMIPAYIVFVDKFPLSPNNKVDKKALPDPIKTDENGNLTEPSTETERVLVRALMTILDRKTVGVNDDFFALGGDSIKAIQLISALNAERLSISVRDVFENPVLTDMARKITGATALSEQGIVTGTVPLTAIQRWFFDSNLTSNHYTQGILLNCSSRINKETLNEAFTKLMEHHDTLRMEYTFSADGRVIQECSPDINAITVETVVVDNDSDIAELCAAVPPTVDLKKGQLLKAVIYKGQVSDYLLIVIHHLIVDGVSWRILIEDISQAYKSITERTAVTFPPKTASYKAWAETITEYAALPQLLKEAEYWNSVCKTVAEPIKTDYDNDGNFETLNFTLNSDITTLILTNSTETRDILLSALLLAVYETYGVKTIAVELEGHGREEIIEGINVSRTVGWFTSVYPVVLNISESGNLDDTIKHVKETLRKVPQNGIGYGILKYISGEHGLSLNQSPQIAFNYLGSFDSLQQGGVFKFSDIVVENTISHNFRDVNVLSVEGFVVNNMFHGSISYNTGVYTAETVSALTEAYKSQIITLTRAKTAAWLDTDDICIQLALNAEDIKDIYNLSPMQEGMLFHRMYDKRSSAYFEQVTFTVKGALDVSAFIKSWENVFERHDILRAMFIYSDRAEPIQVIPHQRQIEHRFVDMSKEPESGRFLNDYRKADIERGFDLARDPLMRIYIVKRADNVFDVVWSHHHIIIDGWCLGIIITDLFDTYSAFTDGKPLYVKSAPSYGDYIKWLKTLDVNIMLDYWRGYLEGYERAAFFSAQLSQNSGVSVFCCHLGEDLTARLDTFAKTTGVTISAAFQALWSALLSKHTGEDDVVFGLTVSGRPIEVPESEKMIGLFINTIPVRAVLNDNVTFRELAKNVQYDFINGKPHHYVSLADIQSVTKFKQGLFDHVLVFENYPLSGQLTEICQTTGCCLTVDNINVYEETNYNLTLVIYPGVEITVDFCYNTGNIKSELIERTASALIQLTELLINSPDTAVNNIRGLLAGEDELLKQNEFLDSVGKIDEDF; via the coding sequence ATGAGTACCGATAGCAAAGACACGCTAAAAAATCTTTACAAGGCATATAAGGCTCTGCAAATAAAGACGGCTAAGTTTGAAGAGCCAATAGCTGTAACCGGCATCGGATGCCGGTTTCCGGGTGGGGCTGATACTCCTGAAAAATTCTGGCAGATTTTGGAAAAAGGACAGGATGTAACGAGTGAGGTGCCAAAAGACAGGTGGTCTGTTGATACATTCTATGACCCTGACCCTGACGCTGTCGGTAAGTCTTACACAAAACGCGGGGGATTTCTGAGTGAACCGGTTAGCGGCTTTGATAACGGTTTTTTTCAGATATCTCCCGATGAGGCCAAAAGTATGGACCCGCAGCAGCGGATGCTTCTTGAGGTGACCCGTGAGGCGCTGGAAAATTCTGCTACTGACCCAAACAGCCTTGCTGGAACTCTTACCGGAGTTTTCATTGGAATCGTTAATAATGACTATATGTCGGCTCATCTACGCTGTGGAGACCTTTCAAAAATAGACTCATACTCCATAACAGGAATTGCGGCAAGCACTGCCACTGGGCGTATCTCCTACACTTACGGTCTTGAGGGGCCGAGTGTGGCGATAGACACGGCATGTTCGTCCTCGCTTGCTGCAATACACTTGGCTTGTCAAAGTTTAAAAACAGGGGAGTCTGATATGGCACTTGCCGGAGGGGTGCATCTTAACCTTACGCCTGAGGGGTTTATCGGTTTTTGCAAGATTAAAATTCTTTCCCCTGACGGGCGCTGCCGGAGTTTTGATGCACAGGCTGACGGGATGTCTAAGGGTGAAGGGTGCGGAATAGTCGTCCTAAAACGGCTCTCTGACGCCATATCTCATGGCGACAGGGTAATAGCCGTCATAAAGGGCAGCGCTATGAACCAAGACGGCCGCAGCAATGGGCTTACGGCTCCGAACGGTTTAGCGCAGGAAAAGGTTATGCGCAAGGCTCTTGAAAAAGCTGCAATAGAACCCTCCGATGTGGGATATATTGAGGCTCATGGCTCGGCTACTTCATTAGGCGACACTGTTGAGATACAATCCATTACCAATGTATATAGAAACGGACGAGGTAACGCACTATCTGTCGGAACGGTTAAGGCAAACATCGGGCATCTTGAGGGCGCTGCCGGCGTTGCAGGGTTTATAAAGACAGCGCTTATGCTTGAAAAAGGCATCATACCGCCACTGGCTAATTTTGAAAAACCTAACCCGCTTATTCAATGGGACAGCGTTAAGATAGATACCTCAGCAGTCAAATGGGATAATGGCGCTCGCATTGCTGCGGTTAGCTCATACGGCTTTAGCGGCACTAATGTTCACTTAATAGTTGGCGAACCCTCTGTAATAGACAATAGAACATCTGGAGAAACGCCTGGTTACCAATTGCTTAACATTTCCGCTAAAACCAAAGAGGCATTGAGAGCACTTGCTAAGAGACACCACGATTATTTAGTTGAAGACAGCGATGTCTCCTTAGCCGATATATGCTACACTGCCGCCATCGGGCGGGCACAATTACCCTGCCGCCTTAGCGTAACAGGGAAAACCAAAGGCGAAATGTGTGAAAAACTGGAAAGCAGTCTAAACTCTGCCGACTACACGGATGGCTGTGTAAGCGGTGAGATATCGCATTTCCCTAAAAAGATAGTGTTTATGTTTGCTGGACAAGGCTCTCAATACCGCGATATGGGAAAAGACCTCTACCAAAGCTTGGAGGTATTTCGCAATGCAATGGACGCCTGTGACGCTATAGCAAAACCAATAACAGGGAAATCAATTATAGAAATCATATATGGCAATGAGGACGCTGACCTTATTAATGAAACACTCTATACTCAGCCTGCCATTTTCTCGGTTGAGTATGCTCTTGCCATGCTTTGGCTTTCGTGGGGTGTAAAACCATCTGCCGTGATGGGACACAGCATAGGGCAGTACGTTGCCGCATGTGTAGCAGGGGTGTTTTCTCTGACTGATGCTGTCACACTTGTGTGCGAAAGAGGGCGTCTCATACAGAGTTTAACAAAAGACGGCAGTATGGCTGTGGTTCTTACAGATGAGAAAACCGTTAACTCTCTAATAGAAAAGTATTCGGAACGAGTCTCGTTAGCAGCAGTAAACGGCCCTGAAAACGTTGTTATCTCCGGCGACAAGGAGTCCGTGTCGGAGGTAATCGCTCAGTTTATAGAAATGGACATACCGGCAAGAGAGATTAAGATATCGCACGCAATTCACAGTGTTCTTATGGAGCCTATACTTGGCGACTTCCTTGAAGCGGCTAAAAAGGTGTCATACTCAGCGCCCAAAATCCCGCTTGTGTCAAACGCTGACGGCAGGTTTGCTGCGGATGAGACAGCAACGCCTGAGTTTTGGGTCAAACATCTTAGAGGATGTGTCCGGTTTTATGACTCGGTTGTCAATTTGGACAGGTGGGGATTTAACGTGTTTATAGAGGTCGGAGCTGCGACAACTCTTATGAGTCTTGGAATCCAATGTCTGCCTGATAATGAATCGCTTTGGGTGTATTCGCTTGGCATTAACAACTCCATGTTTAACATGCGTCCGATGCGTTACGAATCCACAAACGATTGGCAGCAGATGTTAAGGGGGCTTTCAGAGCTTTTTGTTGCCGGAGTTGAAATTGACTGGAAAGGGGTTATCGGCTCTCACTTAACAGGACGGAAAAAGGTTGCCCTGCCCACATATCCATATGAGCGTAAACATCTTTGGATAGCTCCCGTGTATGAATACCAACAGCTAAAAGCAGAGCTTCCATCTGTTGACGTAAGCGCTCAGAACGAGCAATCCGAACCGGCGCCTCAACGTGAGAATTTTCAAAATGAGATTTTAAATTTAATAAGAAAAATCTCAGGCATAGATATATCAATTCACGATTATGATAAAAACCTGTTCACGCTTGGACTTGTATCGCTTATGATAACCCGGATAAGGGATTCTATCAGACGCACTTACGGCGTCGATATAAAGATGTCCTCATTTTATAAAGAAACAAGCACTGTTAATAAACTTCTTGATTATATTAAAAAACGTCTGCCGCAAGATGCTCCAAGTGTTACACCTCTGTCTGACAATAGCGGGACAAGGAGCATAACTGAGATACCTGTAAAACAGACCTTTACCGTGTATCGTAAGATTATGGAAAGGGAGGCGCTGAGTCTTGACAAGATAAAACAAGCCCATGTAAATAAGCTAATAAAACGCTACACGGAAAAAACCGCAGCCTCACGAGCGCACACCCAAAAGTATCGCAGCGTGTTTGCCAATATTAGAAACATTTCCGGGTTTCGTATGGAATGGAAAGACATGATTTATCAGATAGTGGCAAAGCGCGCCGAAGGCTCAAAAATATGGGACATGGACGGCAGACGGTACTTAGACATTTCTATGGGATTTGGCGTTTATCTGTTTGGTCACAATCCGCCTTTTATAAGACCAGAACTGGAAAAAGAGTTTCTTAACGGGTTTCCAATTGGGCCGATGTCGCAATTAGCCGCAGAGAATGCCCAGTTAATATGTGAGATGGCAAATGTTGAGCGCGTGGCTTTTTTTAATACCGGAACTGAGGCCGTTATGGCGGCAGTCCGAATTGCACGCACCGTTACAGGGAGGGATAAACTTGTCGTGTTTTCGGGTGCCTATCACGGTCACAGCGACGGAGTGCTGGCTACAGGGTATTTTGAGGGAGATATTTTGAGAACTGTTCCGCTTTCTCCCGGAACCCCACAGGGAATGGTCAACGATGTTTATGTTTTAAATTATGATGAGCCGGCATCTTTAGAGTTTATCAAAAAACACGGCAAAGAGATAGCCGCCGTTATGGTAGAGCCTGTGCAGAGCCGGAGACCGGACTTACAGCCCGCTCAATTTCTTAAGGCGCTGAGGGAGTTGACAGAAGACATTGGCAGCGCTTTGATATTTGATGAGATGATAACCGGATTTAGAACACACCCTGGCGGCGCTCAGGCATGGTTTGGAATTAAAGCCGACATTGTGACATACGGCAAGGTAATAGGAGGCGGGCTTCCTATTGGCGTTGTTGCAGGAAAGGCTCAGTATCTTGATGCTGTTGACGGCGGCTTCTGGTCGTTTGATGACGGCTCCTATCCACAGAGAGAAAACACACTGATAGCGGGCACATTTAACCATCATCCGCTTGCAATGGCAGGAGCAAGGGCGGTTATGCAGCATCTTAAAAACATTGGACCCACTCTTCAGAGCGAACTAAATCAACGCACCGATAGCCTTTCTAAACGCATAAACGAATACCTTACCGGTGAGGGAATCTCCACTATCCAGATGGTCAACTTTGCCTCCTTGTTCAGATTTGTGCTTAAAGGGGACGATGAGCTGCTTAACTATCATCTTCTTGACCGAGGAATATATGTGTGGGAGGGCAGGGCGTGTTTCCTTTCAACAGCCCACACAGACGATGATATTAAATTCTTTGAGGACGCCGTAAGAGACAGCATTGCTGAAATGAAAGAGGGCGGGTTTTTTCAGACTGACAGCGTTAAACACAAGGCTCACGTTGTTAAACCGACCACAGTACCAGTATCCAGCGCTCAGAGGCGGCTCTATGCCTTGAGCCAATTTGAAGGGGGGCAGCTAAGTTACCACGTGCCGGTTGTGTTTTTTATTGACGGCGCACTTGATATAAAACGATTTGGCAGCATCTTTAATGAGCTTATTAATAGACACGAAAGCCTGCGGAGCAGTTTTGTGTTAGAAAACGGAGAGATTCGCAGGCTTGCAGCTGAGAGCGTAGATTTTGACGTTCAATACGCAGCCATAAAAGAGGATGCGACAGAGGGATTTGTAAGGGATTTTATAAGGGATTTTGAACTATCCAAAGCGCCGTTAATAAGGGTTTGTTTAGCCAATATTGAAGACGGGAAAAACCGCAGTTTATGTATAATTGACGCTCATCACATTGTCTTTGACGGAATCTCAGCCGACATACTGGTTGGCGAGCTTATTGAGTTATATCGGAAAGAGAAGCTCCAGCCGCTTAAAAAACAGTATCGGGATTATACGGCATGGGAAGCTGATTATACCAAATCTCACGAGTTTCAGTTACACGAGAAATTCTGGCTTGATATGCTTTCAGATAACACTCCGGTACTGAACCTTCCTTATGATTTTCAGCGGCCAAAGATACGCTCCTTTAATGGAAAGCGGCTTTTTGTAACGATAGATGAAACTAAAACCACCGCTCTTAAAGAATATTCCGCAAAGTGCGGCGTATCGCTCTACGCTCTGCTTTTTGCCGCACACAGCGTTCTGCTTCATAAACTAACCGGACAGAGTGATTTAATCATAGGCACAAACTTTGACGGCAGAAACCACGAGGATCTGACAGACGTAATCGGAATGTTTGTCAGTACTCTTGCATTAAGAACAAGACCCGAAGTAGAAAAGCATTTTAACGCATTTGTCAGCGAGATTCAGGAAACTGTGCTTGAGGCGCTGGACTGCCAAAGTTTCCCATTTGAAATTCTTGTAAATAAACTGCATCTTAAGCGCGACGTCAGTAAAAACCCACTGTTTGATACCATGTTTGTCTATGAAAAAATTGATACTAAAACATTTGTATCCGGGGATTTAACATTTAGAAAATTTGATTATTCCATTGATAAATCCATGTTTGACCTAACTCACGAATTTTTAGAGCTTGAAGGCACACTAAACATGTCTATGGAGTTTAATACGGCTTTATTTAAGGTTGAAACGATAGAAAGATTTTTAAATTTTTATGAAAACATCTTAAATTCTATTTTAACAAAACCAGACATTGCCATCCGTGACATTGGCATTCTGTCAGAAGAGGAATCAAGGCGGCTGACAGTGGATTTCAACAGCACTGCCAAAGACTTTCCGCTTCACTTGACTATAGCGGATTTATTTGAAAGACAGGCGGCAAAAACTCCTGAAAATATTGCAATTAAATTTAACGATATAACATATACATATCGCACGCTTAATGAGAAGTCTAACCGGGTTGCTAATTTTTTAAAAACACATATAACGCTTAATGATGAGGAACTGATTGCCATAATGGCAGACCGCTCAGAGTGGACTGTTGTCGCAATGCTTGGAATACTCAAGGCAGGGGCAGCGTTTCTTCCTATAGACCCTGCATACCCAGAGGACAGAATCTCCTACATGATAGAGGACAGCGGCTGCCGAATTCTGCTTACTCATTTAGAAAATATTGAAAACGATAAACTTGAAGTCATAAATATTAAAAACATTATCTGTGATGATTCAAAAAATCCTGTAAGAACGATAACGCCAAAGAGCCTTGCCTATGTCATATACACATCTGGCACTACAGGGCGGCCAAAGGGCGTTATGATAGAGCACGAAACCCTCGTAAATATGGCGCTTGCACACATTGACTTTTTTGAAATCACAGACTCTGACAGAATGCTTCAGTTTTCTTCAATGTCGTCGGATACGTCGCTCTTTGAGATATTTCTTTCCCTATTTGCAGGGGCTGCTGTTGTGCTTATAGACAAAGAAACAATTTTTAACACGGCAAATTTTATAAAATACATTGAGGAAATGGGCGTCACATTTTTAGCGCTCCCTCCGGTCTATCTAAATAGTTTAAACAAAGCACAACTTGGCACAGTGCGCGCCATAGCCTCCTGCGGCGCTCCGGCAGTTGTCAGTGACGCTCTGTTTTATGGCAAAAATAAGGTGTTTTTTAACTCATACGGACCAACTGAAACCACAGTAGCCGTAACTTATTACAGACTGGATATGGAACGCTCCTATGATGCCCATATTCCAATAGGCCCCCCCATTTCAAACACCTGTATATACATAGTTGACGAATCGCTTAACCTGGTTCCAATTGGCATAGAGGGGGAGCTTTGCATAGGCGGTAAGTGCCTTGCCCGCGGATACAAGAATAAGCCTGAGACGACGGCTGAGAAGTTCATAATGATTGCTGCCGCCGGAGACCAAAGGCTTTATAGAAGCGGCGATATGGGTCGGTGGCTTTCTGACGGTAACATTGAGTGCACGGGAAGAAAAGACGACCAGCTAAAGGTTAGAGGCTACAGGGTAGAGCTAAGCGAGGTGGAATACGCTGTCTCCTCACACCATATGGTAAAAGCCGTTGTGGTAATAGCGCGGAAATTCTTAAGCGAAACCCCTGAGCTTATCGCCTACATAATAAAGCAAGGGACACTTACAGCAGCTGAGTTGAGGGCATATATGGGTAAACGCCTGCCCGATTACATGATTCCAGCATATATTGTGTTTGTTGATAAATTCCCGCTTTCCCCCAACAACAAAGTTGATAAGAAAGCGCTTCCCGACCCGATTAAAACTGACGAAAATGGCAATTTAACGGAACCGTCAACTGAAACTGAACGAGTTCTCGTCAGAGCACTAATGACAATACTTGACAGAAAAACAGTTGGTGTAAATGATGACTTTTTTGCTCTTGGCGGCGATTCCATAAAGGCGATACAACTGATATCCGCCCTTAATGCCGAGAGGCTTTCCATTTCGGTGCGGGATGTTTTTGAAAACCCTGTGCTAACCGATATGGCAAGGAAAATTACCGGAGCTACAGCGTTGTCGGAACAGGGGATTGTCACCGGCACAGTACCATTGACTGCAATTCAAAGGTGGTTTTTTGACAGTAACCTTACATCAAACCATTACACACAAGGCATTTTGCTTAACTGCTCCAGCAGAATTAACAAGGAGACACTTAATGAGGCATTTACAAAACTCATGGAGCATCATGACACACTCAGAATGGAATACACTTTTTCTGCTGACGGCAGAGTAATTCAGGAATGTTCTCCAGATATAAACGCCATCACTGTTGAGACAGTCGTTGTTGACAATGACTCCGATATTGCAGAGCTTTGTGCCGCAGTGCCTCCAACAGTTGACCTTAAAAAAGGGCAATTACTTAAGGCCGTCATATATAAGGGGCAGGTGAGCGATTATCTTTTGATAGTCATACACCATTTAATAGTGGACGGCGTTTCGTGGCGAATCCTTATAGAGGATATCTCACAGGCATATAAGTCAATCACTGAAAGAACAGCTGTCACATTCCCACCTAAGACAGCTTCTTATAAGGCATGGGCGGAAACAATTACTGAATATGCCGCATTACCACAATTGCTAAAAGAGGCCGAGTACTGGAACTCAGTTTGCAAAACCGTTGCAGAGCCTATAAAGACCGATTATGATAACGATGGAAATTTTGAAACGCTCAATTTTACGCTTAACTCAGACATTACAACGCTAATTTTAACGAATAGCACGGAAACGCGGGATATTCTTCTTTCGGCGCTTCTCTTGGCTGTCTATGAAACTTATGGAGTAAAGACCATAGCGGTTGAGCTTGAAGGACACGGCAGAGAGGAGATAATTGAAGGGATTAACGTGTCTAGAACCGTTGGCTGGTTTACATCTGTGTATCCTGTAGTGTTAAACATATCGGAGAGCGGCAATCTTGATGACACTATCAAGCACGTAAAGGAAACACTGCGAAAAGTACCTCAAAATGGCATTGGTTATGGGATATTGAAATATATTTCAGGGGAACACGGCTTGAGTTTAAACCAATCCCCTCAGATTGCCTTTAACTATCTTGGTTCATTTGACAGCTTACAACAGGGAGGAGTTTTTAAATTTTCCGATATTGTGGTTGAAAACACCATAAGCCATAACTTCAGAGACGTCAACGTTCTGTCTGTAGAGGGATTTGTTGTAAATAACATGTTTCACGGCTCAATATCCTATAACACTGGTGTCTATACCGCTGAGACAGTCTCAGCATTAACAGAGGCTTACAAAAGTCAAATAATAACATTGACGAGAGCAAAGACAGCTGCATGGCTTGATACAGATGATATATGCATACAGCTTGCTCTTAATGCCGAAGATATTAAAGACATCTATAACCTTTCGCCTATGCAGGAGGGGATGTTGTTTCACAGGATGTACGATAAGAGGTCATCGGCATATTTTGAACAGGTCACTTTTACGGTTAAAGGAGCGCTTGACGTCAGTGCGTTTATAAAAAGTTGGGAGAATGTTTTTGAAAGGCATGACATTCTAAGAGCAATGTTTATTTACTCTGACAGAGCTGAGCCTATTCAGGTAATACCACACCAAAGACAGATAGAGCACAGGTTTGTGGATATGTCCAAAGAGCCGGAAAGCGGCAGGTTTTTAAACGACTACAGGAAAGCCGATATAGAGAGGGGATTTGATCTTGCACGTGACCCTCTGATGCGTATTTATATTGTAAAGCGGGCTGATAACGTGTTTGACGTTGTGTGGAGCCATCATCATATTATTATAGACGGATGGTGTCTTGGTATTATTATTACCGATTTGTTTGACACCTATAGCGCATTCACTGATGGAAAACCGCTATATGTCAAATCGGCTCCAAGTTACGGAGATTATATTAAGTGGCTGAAAACGCTTGACGTTAATATTATGCTTGACTACTGGAGAGGTTATCTTGAGGGCTATGAACGGGCGGCTTTTTTTAGCGCTCAGTTGAGCCAAAACAGCGGCGTCTCAGTTTTTTGTTGTCATTTAGGCGAGGATTTAACGGCACGTTTGGATACCTTTGCAAAAACAACCGGTGTAACTATAAGCGCCGCTTTTCAGGCTCTGTGGTCAGCGCTGCTTAGTAAACATACCGGTGAGGACGACGTGGTGTTTGGGCTGACAGTGTCAGGACGACCTATAGAGGTGCCGGAGTCTGAGAAAATGATTGGGTTATTTATAAATACAATACCTGTGAGGGCTGTGCTAAATGATAACGTAACGTTCCGTGAGCTTGCTAAAAATGTACAATACGATTTTATAAACGGAAAACCACATCATTACGTATCCCTTGCGGATATTCAGAGCGTAACCAAATTCAAACAAGGACTCTTTGACCACGTCTTAGTGTTTGAGAATTATCCTCTCAGCGGACAGTTGACGGAAATCTGTCAAACAACGGGATGCTGTCTTACTGTAGATAACATTAACGTGTATGAGGAAACTAACTACAATTTAACTCTGGTTATCTACCCTGGAGTTGAAATAACAGTTGACTTTTGTTACAATACCGGAAACATTAAATCAGAGTTAATCGAAAGAACTGCTTCTGCGTTGATTCAATTAACAGAGCTTCTAATAAATAGTCCCGATACAGCGGTTAATAACATAAGAGGATTATTGGCAGGAGAGGACGAGTTGTTAAAGCAAAACGAATTTCTCGATTCAGTTGGAAAGATTGACGAGGATTTTTGA